The following coding sequences are from one Gammaproteobacteria bacterium window:
- a CDS encoding cytochrome c4, whose product MSSSKFFLPLLVASLALASNSYASDVADDHGEEKVMHVEKEPFGDVAAGKQKVGTCAACHGNDGNSTNADWPTLAGQHPEYTYEQLLMIKDGSRSAPLMVGQLTNKNDKDLKDIAAYYASQETKPGKASKELVDHGQSIFRGGNTETGVPACAACHGANGAGIPMSKYPAIAGQQPGYTLKALKDYASGARKGNAQQKIMKEVAALMSDEEKAAVADYIRGLQ is encoded by the coding sequence ATGTCGTCAAGCAAATTTTTCTTACCTCTATTAGTGGCCAGTTTGGCCCTGGCTTCCAACTCTTACGCGAGTGACGTAGCTGATGATCATGGCGAAGAAAAAGTCATGCATGTTGAAAAAGAGCCATTTGGCGATGTTGCCGCCGGTAAACAGAAAGTCGGCACTTGCGCGGCATGTCACGGCAATGATGGCAACAGTACCAATGCGGATTGGCCAACATTGGCGGGTCAACATCCGGAATACACGTATGAACAATTGCTTATGATCAAAGATGGCAGCCGCAGTGCACCGCTAATGGTCGGCCAATTGACCAACAAGAACGACAAGGACCTTAAAGACATTGCCGCCTATTATGCTTCTCAGGAGACCAAACCTGGCAAGGCCAGTAAAGAATTAGTTGATCATGGTCAGTCAATATTCAGAGGTGGTAACACCGAGACGGGTGTACCTGCGTGTGCTGCTTGTCATGGAGCTAATGGAGCGGGTATCCCGATGTCAAAATATCCCGCCATTGCGGGCCAGCAGCCGGGCTACACTTTGAAAGCATTAAAAGATTACGCCAGTGGTGCTCGCAAGGGAAATGCGCAGCAAAAGATCATGAAAGAAGTAGCAGCATTGATGAGTGATGAAGAAAAAGCAGCCGTAGCGGATTACATTCGCGGTTTGCAATAA
- a CDS encoding thiol:disulfide interchange protein DsbA/DsbL: MQTPINSALKWRTFFLTLFLVSFTTLGCSAKEADTSNSASKTSTQAQASEDQKQAENAGATDAQDEHAGHAHDKAPDVMGDYQPVFKQAREAVLTSLASNPNDFVAGVHYDEFPARQPRVNSGEKIEVVEFFSYGCPACFNAEPYMHSYSEVLGDDVEFIRIPASFNASFEILARAFHAATALGADEAAHIAMFDAIHIKKRQDLMTSEKALANFYARYGVDKDKFLKTLNSFFVNTKIDQERKLAQTYQVSGVPTVVVNGAYRTGGRKAGSYNAWSQILAHLVEKERQLN; the protein is encoded by the coding sequence ATGCAAACACCAATCAATTCTGCCTTGAAATGGCGCACATTTTTTCTAACCTTGTTCCTGGTAAGTTTTACCACGCTGGGCTGTTCTGCAAAGGAAGCCGATACTTCAAACTCTGCATCAAAAACATCTACACAGGCACAAGCGAGTGAAGACCAAAAGCAAGCTGAAAACGCTGGTGCGACTGATGCCCAGGACGAGCATGCAGGTCATGCTCATGACAAGGCCCCAGATGTCATGGGCGATTACCAGCCGGTCTTCAAACAAGCCAGAGAGGCCGTGCTCACCAGCCTGGCAAGTAATCCCAATGATTTTGTTGCAGGCGTTCACTATGATGAATTTCCTGCACGCCAACCACGCGTAAACTCAGGTGAAAAAATTGAAGTTGTAGAATTTTTTTCGTATGGATGTCCGGCGTGTTTTAACGCTGAGCCTTACATGCACAGTTATTCTGAAGTACTGGGCGACGATGTGGAATTCATTCGTATACCGGCAAGTTTTAATGCAAGTTTTGAAATACTGGCACGTGCATTTCATGCAGCAACGGCACTAGGCGCAGATGAAGCGGCGCATATTGCCATGTTTGATGCAATTCATATTAAAAAACGTCAGGACCTGATGACCAGTGAAAAAGCCTTGGCGAATTTCTATGCCCGCTATGGTGTGGATAAAGACAAGTTCCTCAAGACTCTGAATTCGTTTTTTGTTAATACCAAAATTGATCAGGAACGCAAACTTGCACAGACTTATCAGGTCAGCGGGGTACCAACTGTTGTTGTGAATGGCGCTTATCGTACCGGCGGACGTAAAGCAGGCTCATACAATGCCTGGAGTCAAATACTGGCACACCTGGTGGAAAAAGAGCGCCAACTAAACTAG
- a CDS encoding YihA family ribosome biogenesis GTP-binding protein, translating into MSKQASQILRKTQFLTSAAGKNGFVPDSGAEIAFSGRSNAGKSSAINALCETSNLARTSKTPGRTQLVNFFEITEGKRLVDLPGYGFAKVPPKVKQEWQQLMQTYFEKRDSLKALIQIMDARHPLKPFDEQMLEWADYDNLPVHILLTKSDKLKRGAAKSTLMKVKNAVGDMATVQLFSALNKQGLGEAQKKILELLQVDVSSPDFLNFSG; encoded by the coding sequence ATGTCCAAACAGGCTTCACAAATCTTGCGAAAGACCCAATTTTTGACCAGTGCCGCTGGTAAAAATGGCTTTGTCCCGGATAGTGGCGCAGAAATCGCCTTCTCAGGACGCTCAAATGCGGGCAAATCCTCGGCGATCAATGCCTTGTGCGAAACAAGCAATCTTGCGCGCACCTCTAAAACTCCCGGACGCACTCAGTTAGTAAACTTTTTTGAGATCACCGAGGGCAAACGCCTGGTCGACTTGCCCGGATACGGTTTTGCCAAAGTCCCACCCAAGGTCAAACAAGAATGGCAGCAGTTAATGCAAACGTATTTTGAAAAACGTGACTCTCTAAAAGCCCTGATCCAGATCATGGACGCACGCCATCCGTTAAAACCATTTGACGAACAAATGCTCGAATGGGCCGATTACGATAATCTTCCGGTACATATATTACTTACCAAGTCCGACAAACTAAAACGTGGTGCCGCAAAAAGCACCTTAATGAAAGTTAAGAATGCGGTTGGGGATATGGCCACGGTGCAACTGTTCTCGGCTTTAAATAAACAAGGCTTGGGCGAGGCGCAGAAGAAGATCCTAG